In a genomic window of Physeter macrocephalus isolate SW-GA chromosome 14, ASM283717v5, whole genome shotgun sequence:
- the LOC129392716 gene encoding basic proline-rich protein-like has protein sequence MIPSKTALTSDIHCKFGVSQATYTSDQLAANSGVPMTHSGCGCRGDFLCRPPPPPPPARPLPARTHGRRVARSGGRASERGPRPGRGARRPRGPAQAARPRPPGTCGRRRTPAGPALPRAKRHRWHPAPPTSGRAVHRGRPRGRPAALGARDGPARPALSPALVGGSASSSPHPRKPTPTSAFELRSAPFSWPSATSATQTAADPPECPERPPGGLAPPRLFLDGGSSGRCWLNALAFTFQPLLTTPPLVQRLREEQEMLYQHSWLPGISV, from the exons ATGATCCCCAGCAAGACTGCCCTGACCTCAGATATCCACTGCAAGTTTGGAGTTTCCCAGGCCACCtacacttctgaccaactggctgcaAATTCAGGGGTTCCTATGACCCACTCGG GATGCGGATGCCGGGGGGACTTCCTGTGccggcccccgccgcccccgcccccggcccggccgcTGCCCGCACGGACGCACGGCCGGCGGGTCGCACGCTCGGGCGGGCGGGCGAGCGAACGGGGACCCCGGCCCGGCCGCGGCGCCCGCCGCCCGCGGGGCCCGGCCCAGGCTGCCCGCCCGCGGCCTCCCGGCACCTGTGGCCGCCGGCGGACCCCGGCCGGGCCCGCGCTGCCCCGGGCTAAAAGACACCGGTGGCACCCGGCCCCGCCGACCTCGGGCCGGGCCGTCCACCGGGGCCGCCCTCGGGGCCGCCCCGCAGCCCTCGGCGCCCGCGATGGTCCCGCACGGCCGGCCCTGAGCCCCGCGCTGGTTGGGGGCTcggcctcctccagcccccaccccaggaaGCCGACACCAACTTCTGCTTTTGAACTCCGCTCTGCCCCCTTCTCTTGGCCCAGCGCGACCTCGGCAACCCAGACCGCAGCAGACCCTCCTGAGTGCCCAGAAAGGCCCCCGGGTGGCCTGGCGCCTCCCCGGCTCTTTCTGGATGGAGGCTCCTCAGGAAGGTGCTGGCTGAACGCTTTGGCCTTCACCTTCCAGCCCCTGCTGACCACACCTCCCCTAGTGCAGAGGCTGCGTGAGGAGCAGGAAATGCTGTACCAG cacAGCTGGCTCCCTGGGATCTCTGTCTGA